The following are encoded in a window of Megalops cyprinoides isolate fMegCyp1 chromosome 16, fMegCyp1.pri, whole genome shotgun sequence genomic DNA:
- the tssc4 gene encoding protein TSSC4 translates to MREPEDHRGAPLGRLANSDAVEIPDDCVSLSDSDPEDSGALYDAEVEDLSPGREGSPDGRDARDHPSAPTPPEPSFQLKGGSAGFSSRSQSIFHGLESAAKLSSPHLGEDNLIDGPFVRPMLPHGEKERGVAPSRNTLSSSSRGMPDYLAHPERWTRYSLEDVPDVSNSKNSLVAHEYIQGLQQRKVRSMVPSQEPFTPAFNQDHSSSSDGKILFSRPSRKGEGVAGDGLVVGGAGEAHAPEEARKKEVGLRHLDETEEEAKVVQSPASEAKRKFESDEGDKDSKVGFKSSRKVNRKHFRRVSEHEDD, encoded by the coding sequence ATGCGTGAGCCGGAGGATCACAGGGGCGCCCCCCTTGGCAGGCTGGCAAACAGTGACGCCGTGGAGATCCCTGACGACTGTGTCTCCCTGAGTGACTCTGACCCCGAGGATTCTGGTGCACTTTATGACGCCGAGGTGGAAGACCTGTCCCCCGGCAGGGAGGGGTCCCCTGACGGCAGAGATGCTAGGGACCATccctccgcccccacccccccagagcCCTCCTTCCAGCTGAAGGGCGGGAGCGCCGGGTTCTCCTCCCGCAGCCAGAGCATCTTCCATGGTCTGGAAAGCGCCGCAAAGCTGTCCTCCCCCCATCTGGGCGAGGACAATCTCATTGATGGGCCCTTTGTGCGTCCCATGCTGCCCCacggggagaaggagaggggggtaGCACCCAGCAGGAACACCCTGTCATCGTCGTCCAGGGGCATGCCAGACTACCTGGCCCACCCTGAGCGTTGGACCAGGTACAGCCTGGAGGATGTGCCAGATGTCAGTAACAGCAAGAACAGCCTGGTGGCCCACGAGTACATTCAGGGCCTGCAGCAGAGGAAGGTCAGGTCCATGGTCCCCTCCCAGGAACCCTTTACCCCCGCCTTCAACCAGGACCACTCCAGCAGCTCAGATGGCAAGATACTCTTTTCCAGGCCCAGCCGGAAGGGGGAGGGTGTGGCAGGGGATGGGTtggtggtgggaggggccgGGGAGGCCCACGCCCCTGAGGAAGCCAGGAAGAAGGAAGTGGGGTTGCGCCACCTGGACGAGACCGAAGAGGAGGCAAAGGTTGTGCAGTCCCCTGCAAGTGAGGCCAAGAGGAAGTTCGAGTCAGACGAGGGTGACAAGGACTCAAAAGTAGGATTCAAAAGCAGCCGGAAGGTCAACCGCAAGCACTTTCGCAGGGTCTCGGAACACGAGGACGACTGA